The Culex pipiens pallens isolate TS chromosome 2, TS_CPP_V2, whole genome shotgun sequence DNA window ttgagtctcggcgcatgcttctatattatgactttatgtcatcgtgggagtggagcccgagcacaacggtacagcgcacgcctccgttaactagcagcaccctgattggcttcgacacgtccatgaaagccgatactcgcggtatcccaaaccatcttctgcggggggttgtaccgtcgatcttcgcatcaaagtacaaccatgttcctccaaacaacagattcttcaccgatggctccaagcttgacggctgtacgggcttcggtgtttatcatgaatcttatcagctgttctttaagctgaaggacccgagttcggtttacgtcgcagagttagccgcggtttactgcgcactgcgaatcatcgagaccatgccacctgaccactacttcatcttcaccgatagctttagctctgttgaggctatccggactctgaagccgaccagggagtctacgtttttcctcacggaaatacgtaagactttaaacaacctggcggctcagttcttcagcatcacggtggtatgggtccgcgctcattgctcgattccgggtaatgagaaagcggacttgctcgccaagaagggtgctgagagtggagacatttttgaaaggccaattagcctacaagaatgctatggttttccgaggcagcgtgcgcttctggattggcaaacacaatgggacggcgacaccaaaggacgttggatgtattccatacgacctaaggtgcaaagaaaagcctggttcaagggaatggacttgacgcgtggattcatcagaacgatgtcccgccttatgtcgaaccattactcgtccaaggctcatctgtaccgtatcaacatgagtgatacgaacttatgcgactgtgggcatggttatcaggacatcgaccatctcgtatgggcgtgtccagatcaccatgttcacagaattaagttgaaagataccctcagggcccgaggaagaccaccagaaattccgatgcgagacgcgttatctcaactagaccttgatgttctctatccgatctatcagttcctcttagattccaaaatatctatttagtttttgttccagttagttttccttcagttagttttccttctgttagtataactcgccttcgcacaaagccgtcgtttctggttgcaccggaagcaaagcaagaacgccccagcagctggacaccgagttgcggctgaggacaaaacgcaaaggccagcagagccaaccaagacccctacacaatcccccttcccttcccacgccttgtctttaacatcaatcccttccctactaaccccgagtaggccgcgggtaatcggctcccctcccactaacatttctagagttttttttgaaaaggtcctataagctattgtgtttcatatgtttataagacctaatcaaaaaaaagtctggatttacacacaagatcctctgtaattattaagtcaaatgtaattacaaaagccgactcggtcctaaccaggtcccagtaccgaaaaggacctaataaaaataattttatgaaaaaaaaaaaaaaaaaagtatgcgaCACTCAATGTTACCTGGCAGTGAAACGACAAGAACTGCAACGTCAAACGTTATTTTGCTTGTGAAGGAAGACAGCAGGAGCAAGTTATTTGTCCGTTTAAGTGAATGAGTTaaataaatagaaataaaatgtATTTGCCAAAAATGACTTctcaacaaacataaactaaacatttATCTAGAGGTAACGAGGCGAGAaacacattaaaatttgaacatctgAGATAGTACTTCAAGTCTTTCCAAGCgtgaaatgattatttaaaaCTGACAACTAACGAACCCAACAGTTTAGTTCAGTACTACCTAACACATAACCCGGTCCAGCTTAGTCACAATGTTTCGGCATTTCCTAGCGGGTTTTCTACTGGCCTTATCATCCGTAAGTCTTACTTGAATCCTAAACTAGCAACTTTTCAACCTTCCCCAGCGGCAAGTGCTTCGTCACCGCGTTGAACTCGTTTACGTCACAAGCATACGAATATCCTCCCAAGATGTTCTCCGGCTTCCACTTGAGCCACTTGATCTGGTCGGAAACATCCTCACAGAACACGTAATCCTGCTGGATTTGCTCGGGCATCGCGTGCGGGTTGTTGACGCCAATCAACGCGATTCCCGCGTCGTGCCACTCGTCGTGTAGGATTTTGTAGAACACTCTGGGCACCGGAACGCGTCCGCCGTTGTTTGGATCAAAGTCGAGGAAGATTTGCTGCATGTCTCCGTTGGCGTCGGGCAGTTCGAGGATTCCGTACGTTCCGGTGTAGACCGTGACTTCGAGGCCACGCTGGGCGATGAGATCTTTGACGCCCGTTTCGACCCGCTGCCAGTTGAAGCTGTTGAATTTTTGCCACTGCGGTGCCACGTTGAGGAACCAGAAGGTTGCGCGTTGGTGCGATCCGTACACGAAGTCTGCCCTGGCTGCGAGGTGGCCGCGGGCGAGGAAGATGTCCTTCTTTTTGTTCAGGAACGTGTCGGCGTGCTCGGGGGATCCGAGGATTCTGGCGAGAGCGTCCCGTTGGGAGTCGTACGAGTAGAGTTTGGACATTTTAAGATCCGGGAAGTAGTCGCCCTGGATGAAACTGGGCCGTTTGGAGGATTGATGTTTGACGTTCCACGGGTAGAGGGCGTGTTTCACGTAGTGGGTTCCGAGCGTTTCTTCGTCGAAGCATACTTCGTACAGCTTGAGGAAGCGATCGTCGAGTTCGAAGCCGACTTTCACGAGTCTAGCGTTGTTGAAGCACTTTTCTTCGGTGCGGCTGGCCACGTGATAAACGGGCGCTTTGCAGACCAGCTGCGAAATGTTGTAGATCTTACCGTTGTGGACAAACTCGTTGCCGTCGTCACACGTAGTGACGATCGATTTGTCCCCGGTATGACCGAAGCCTCGGGTACAGAACAGTTCCAACTGTTCCCCCTGGTGGAACAAAAGATCCGTTGTGTTGGTGATCGGTGTGATGAACTGCTTCGTCCCCGGCACGAGAAACAGTGGCTGCTTGAGGTTTAGATCTTTGTTCATAGATATCTTGCAACCTACAACAAGGAGGGAGAAATTTGCGTTTATCAATTCTGCCGAACACCAAGTGGTTGCCCAACTCACCATAATCTTTCTCGTAGTCTTCGCTCGTGCTGCCGCCAAAGTCAACCGTCGACGTCTCGAGTGCAATTCTCGAGAAATTGAGCTCGATTTGCGCGAGCAGCACCAGTGCCGCTAGACCAAACGCGTTCCACATTCTGCGACGATCGGTCAAACTTTCACTCGAGACTGTTTCACGAGAACCAAGATGCTGCCGTACAATCGACCAAGAGATGGACTAACGGGGTTCAGTCTGATCGAGTGGTCGCCAGCTGAATAACCCGCACGTGTGCGTCCGAGCTCGGTGGAACCCAGCAAGTTTGTGAAATACGCATCATGAGGAAGCACACTGAAGAGGCGGCCGTTAAAACAAAACGTCCACGAACTGCTTGTGAGTTGAATGAACGGTACCCACAAACCACAACTAGGTTTCGGGGAACTTTGCAATCAGTGTGCTAAAATTGAACTTCTCGGGATTACTTCTACCTAGTTTAAGCAGaatttgttaagattttttcaagttaatttttattactTATTCGACAAATATCCCAAGTTGGCACACCGCGTCTATAACGGTAAAATACAAACAACGATGAACACATCTCGGACACCCACTCCAACCACTCACTCTTATCTCTCACACACAACACTTCGTTAGCCGCCATCGCAAGCCACGATCGGTATCGCGATCCGCGAGGTTCACTTTGAGAACAACGCAGACTACGCCAAGGTCTTTATCACGCTGCGGAACGGCACGGGCGGCAGCAGCCGCAGCAGTACGGTGGTCGATATCGACGCACTGATCTACCAGAACATCTCGTCCGGTCTGCAGCTGCGAATGGATCTGGCTGCCCGGGAGGCCGGTTCCGACCATCAGTATCTAACGCTGCTCGAGTCAACCGTTGATGTCTGCGCGCGGGACAGCTCCGACGACTTGCTCGTGTCGATGATGATGGACGGAATGAACCAGTACAGAAACCTGACCATTGAGTGCCCCTTTGAAACGGTGAGTGTTGGCAGCGGCACAAAGAGTGCTTCTGAAACTGTTGTTGTTATCAACGCATCTCTTTTAGGGTAATTACGCGGTTCGAAACTTCCACATCGATACGAACAACACGCTGATTAGACTGGCACCTCCCGGGGAGTACCGCGTGGGAATCGATGTTAAGCACCAGGCGGAAAACAGATCGGTGCTTGTTCCAGTGTTTGGTATTGAGTTTTATGCAAACATTTTTGTAGTTGATCATTAATTTAGGTTATTTGCttgaaataaaaactttaaaattgttaactGTACAAATAATGTTTATGATTTTAACTTATTAAATTGCATCTGAATTTAAATCACCAGCAGAGCAAAAAGTAATTGAAAGCTCAGCttaaaaatattgcaattttcCAATCACTCAACGCCAATCCTGAAAATTTAACCCCTTTGCAGTATGCACTTTCCACGCACCCACCCCGTCCAAAATGCAACATTTTTCACGGTTCAACTAATTTTAATAATAACCGACAAATTGCTGACCATCCCGAAATAAAGGCAATCGCATGAATATGAAATATCGGACGCACCACGTGAGGAGCAGCGAGTtcaaacgtttgaaaaaattgCCTCCCGTACCTACGTGGGGTGTTCGTCCCCCACCACCTACAGAACCTTCCCTTGCATCGCAGATTGCCATGATGCAAAtccattttcattttcatttatcaGAGGTTCGACCCGGCTTTTTTCCTGTTCGACCTGCATGGTGCCTACTATGATGTGAACCGAATTCCGAAAGGGATTTGCTAAACGCTGCAGATTTAGAACTTCGACGGTACAGGGGATAGTTTCAGCGTTTTTGGCAGAGCCAGGATTAGAGCACCGACATGAGATGCACCAAGGGGAGGGTGAAGGTGGGCAAAAGATGCAATAGTAGCAACATTCACTTGATTCaattaaaatgcaaattttgggcAACGCTTTCAATTTTAACACCGCCGGTATGATGTGTTTTGAGGGAGAAATTGGCTTGTCGGATATGGGTCTGGTGCTTTTGAGTTTCAAAACGGGAatttatttgaacaaaatttacgaaaacaaaacaaggtaattttcaagcttttttcGGAGTTCCATCGTCATTCAACGGTAAGGCAACATTGTTGACACAGTCCCAGTTGACTCCACACACCTGAACTCGGCCAGTTTGCAGATTGTCGATGACTTTCACCTTCGCTACGTAGTTTGTGAACGAATCCGAATCGAGTGGACCTGACCAGCGCCGGGTTGCGTTCTTCATCCACACGAAGCCATCCTTGCCGTCGGCCAGGTACGACGGAACGACCGCGTAATAATCCGCGCTAGGGTTCAGTGGGCTGTAAACTTCCTGGCTCGGGTTGGAATAATCCCGAACGTCGATCGAAACCACACGACTGTAGAATGGCTTGGTGGTATCAATCCGGATTCTTAATCCGGACACCTGCAAGCAATTAGTGCGGCCCTCAATGTCCCACGTGAACGAGTGCTCCGCCATGGACCAGATGTCCTTTCCGCTGATTTTGACCATGTCTGCAGTGGATCCGAACGGGGCCGCCTCGATGATTTGACCGTTGGTGATTgctaaaaattgaagtttttagtATAAGCTTCTCAAGAGATCAATTGCTACGGGACTTACATCCCACCGGAATTGGATTCCGGAAGTTGCCTGCTTGAATTATTGCCAGCGGTTTAAAGGTGGCGTTTGTCCACTAAAAATTCAGATGGTTGAAAATATAAGATTTCGAATTCTTGAACAGAAATTTTACCGAATCCGAGAAAGCATCCGCCACCACAATCCCCAGGGAACACTCCAGCGATCGGCACGTGTCACGGTTCAGCCGCACTCGAGTCTCACCCACCACGGTCGATCCGAGAGCCCACAGCTTCTGTCGCCATGGTTGCATGTCCTGCACGATTTGCGCATCCGGTACGATCGAGCCGTTCACGTACACCGGATATCCTTCCCAGTACTTTAGATTTCCGCGCTCATCAAAGTAGACCGTGATTCGGCCAACGTACTTGCCGAACGCCATCGCTTGAACAATTGGAATCTACACCAATTATGAATCCAGTCACAGCCTAACCAAACGTGTTTTACCTTCTTCCCGGTGTTGTTGCTCTGAACCACAACCGGATACTCGCCCACTATGGCGTCCGTCTTGGCATCGTACGGCGCTCCGGTGTCGTTCGAGTACAGGAACGAGTGCGAGTGGGCTCCAACGATCAGGTCGATGTTGTCTCCGGCTTCCGCAGCGATCCGTTTATCGTCGTCCAGCCCGCAGTGCGACAGAACGATGATCCGTTTGATTCCACGCTGGCGCAACCTTGCCGCTTCGTTCCGCACCGCTTCGACGGCATCCGAAAAGGTCACCTTTCCGGTTTGGGCGATCGTCTGAGGAAGAAAATCATCCTTAAGAATCTCAAAAACTAACTCTAACTCAACTTTGCACTTACATGAGTTTTATCGTACAGCACTCCGATGATGCCGACCCGGCGCCGGTCCACCTCCAGCACAACCGACCTCCTAATTTGAGAATTCAACAACGCAGGCTCCCCGTTCAGCTCCAAGTTGGCCACCACCATGGGAATACGTGCCCGGTCCAGCGAGGCCAAATACGGCGCCAACCCGGCCGGCGTGTGGTCAAACTCGTGATTACCCAACGTCATCGCAGCAGGTCGCAATTTCTTAATAAACTCGGCCGTAACCTCCCATCGCAGCAGGTTGTACCACAGTGTGCCTTGGAAGTTGTCGCCGGCGTTCAGATAGATGGCGTTTTTGTGCTTGTACTTGTGCAGCAGATCCCTAATCACCGTATAGACCCGTGCGATTCCAGCGATGCAACTTCCGGCACTTCGTTCCGAAACGGTGCAATTGTTCGATTTGAGGTTCGTCTCTTCGAATCTCGCGTGGAAGTCGTTCAAATGCACCAAAGTAAGCGGGAACAAGTGCTCCAGCTCGCATCGCCTTTTGGGCATATTATTCACCGCCAGAACGCCTACTACGACAACTGCCATTAGCAGTAAAATTGAACCGAAATTGTTACGCCAAAACGCACCCATTTTAAGCAGTGCGTGTTCACTCCAATCAACAAACCAACTAAAACTGCTCTCACCTCGTTGATGCTGATAGCGTCTGGCAATTTGGGCTCTCTCGACagtatttaaaacaatttactcTGTTTACATTAAGCGCTTTTTATCTTCTCCTAACCCGCCTCATACGGCAGTCAATACACGTAATTGTAAATGACCTGCAGTTGTTTCCTCTGGCAGGCAGGTAGGTAACGACCTGGCTGAACTGATCCTGGCTTGAGTCACAACAAGTGTGcgggttttttttgtggtttttttgtGACGATACAAAATTGTCattgttaaaataatagaaaataatggaaattttgtgaaagctttcatttaaacaaattttggaaagtcCCCCCGGATAATGCAGTTTTCTTGCAGACATAAGCTTATAGGGCAAAATCTTGTTTTGGGCACCAACAAATAATTTCAACATACAACAGAGGGAAAATAAATAATTCTATTGCATACATAAAACTTTCAAGcccaatttaaaaatcaccaaatttgaaaaaatatcaatcatTGCGTCGGAACGACAACGATAATTATCTTCATCGTTATTGAAATACGGCTCTTCCGTAAGCGATGATAaccttaggcgtcatccataaagtatgtcacgctaaaatcggccaaaattaacccccctctCCTCCCCCTATGTCACACGTCATGTTTTATCggaccccctccctcccccatcttgtttttttgtacaatttagcttgaattttcaaaaggtcctatctgcatagaaaacccatgactcataggttgttttgaaaatttgcatgatttattaatgtaggattattttttaattcggtgTTCAATcgaggaagtttttttttattttgacaggttgtgtattaatttttttttttcaaaatatgatgatttaattattataaaaaaactctGTGTCTTAAATCCTTGTATCGTGGTTCTTTTATGAGTAAAGTTTATCAATCattaaacttttattaaataaattttaatactgaattttcagtattcaagaaatagtctagcgtgacgtcacagtctcacagatccccctcccccccttgtcacactttgtcacgcttgcaATAACCACCCCCCTCCCACCCCCTCCTAGAGCGTgccgtactttatggatgacgccgttATTTATGATAGCCTACGATTTCTCATTTTAGTAAGTTTCCgttttttcgagaattttgtTATGCATTTTCCAATTATAgagtcttttttgaaaaatactaaaattttcagaaaatactatattttttcaaaagttctgatatttttataatttgaaatatggttatcaaatgaagcgaaattttgcatgcttcttcaccttttttataatattttttttaaatactgaaattttcacaactaccgtatttttagaaaatacctaaattttcaaaattttgtggaaattttagttttcaacaACACAAACTCTGATAAAATGAAAAACCCATACAAAATTGCCATTAATAAGGTGAAAAACGGGGggcgaatgacccatagggttaatgTTCcattaataaaatcaacaacaacagtaacaaggtgaaaaagcatacacaattttgcttcgtttgatatccctattgcaaatttaaaaaaattgagtattttcgaaaaaagatgtATCTTGTgttaattttaatattcaaaaaactaaaaaagtgaaaaaacaaaattttgcttcgtttgatacccatattataattcataaaataagagtattttcgaaaaaatagtattttttggacaattttgcgaTCGGTTAttgttatcgtcccgacgataacgatagaattatcgagcCTTGATCATcatatcgttaacaaccttggtctggactatactcaaattttctcaaaattcagaatttcATGATCAtattcaaatttccataatttgcattgggtatcaaatgatgcgAAATGTAGTatgcattttcattttattagtgttttttttatgaaatacgttccttaatgaaaattttagtattttgttcCTAAAACTCTGATGTATAGAAAATTTTGCAGCATATAATAATAGTATCAAATAAATGACAATTTCACATTTTCATAGTATAcacactagggtggtccaaatctggcctttttcggggctaccccctgaaatcataaATTCCATTACTAGACTAAATTCCAATTTTCCCGaatacaccatatttttaggattttttgctgaaaagttattagcttcaacttccgaaaagaacacccacgattttttttaatatgattaatTGCTTTAAATTAACGCTGTGCTGTAAGTATTCTATGATATATTACATCACGCTGGGTCGTGGATGCTGGTCAGGTCGGGTGACAGCTTGGCTGTGGAATGTCCGCGTGCCAGCTGGTTTCGttattatatgaaaattttctcTCCTTTTTTCCTCCAAACTATTCCGGAATGACCATCGGTTACTTGACGGGTTTCGGGCGGGACTTTTTAATTAAGCGGTTGGTCGCGGCGATTTCCACCAACTGAGAGTGGTTTCATGCTGGGTAAAGGGCAGATTATGCGGTGATGGTTTAATTTAAGATCCAACTCGCTATAACTAACTTGTGCAGGAATAAATCAGAAACCACCCAGTTTGTCTAACTTGCGCGCTCACCGCAATCAGAAGCCCAAGCCTGCGCCAATATTGTGTAAACTTTTGGGCGGTGACAACAATAGGCAAGAGGGGCAGATCTAGTCCGACCCGTTCCGGCGGTAGCTTCCAGGACCAGAAGTGTCTGGCATTTGTCCGCAGACCGAGAAACCTCAAAGCCaaacttttgaatcaatacGAAAAGAGACACACACTCCTCCAGTGCAGGGTGATGTTTATTCTTCCTGATTTTGGCTTCAGAACTCCCCTCAAGGACCCAAATGGTGTCCCTTTTCGTTCGACAACCATATTTTGCGCCAAGGCCGTTGGCgacgaaaattgaaaaactataaCTCATTCTGTCTCTCAAGTTCCATTTTGAGGATGGACGGTCAAACCATGTGAATTGCGCACACACGTGGGGTGAGAAGGGACAGTTGTTGCGGGATCGGAAAAGGACCGACGACGGCTCGGTTTTAGCTCATCAGCCGTTTATTTTCCGGGCACAACGTGGTCGAGGACGAAAAACAATGTCCACCGGTTTCACTTGTTTAAGGGTTTTTGACACAGTaggtaagtgttttttttaataaaaaaaattgtttttgcttttAGTTCGAACTTGGAATAGTTCAACCAAGAGTGtttaatttatttgcaaatccaATTTTTCACAGTGTCATTTAGCATTTAGAAACTCTCCCAGCCTAGttccgaaaacaaaaattatttagataaatacAGTGTAACATCTGGTTTAGCCGGGCAGTTCTAATTGAAAATTTCGCAATTTATTgtttaggaaatttaatttattctctTGCCTGGGAGGACTCGTTATCAACTTGCTGCCTGGGTACTGTTGCATGCATTTGGTGTGTGGTGTGAGTGAGGTTTTGGTTCATCCGTTCGAGGGGGGACCTAAGTCGACTGATTGAGTGTTGGTGGCTAACTCAAAGTGTGTATGTTCGTGTTCGTGTTCTGGGGGTGTGTTTCAGTGCTTCGCACACATTTGAGGATTGTTGAACGAAAGTTAGCCACCGCACACAGATGCTGCTGGCAAAGAAAATTTAACCCTTTAGGCTCAGTTTATTAACAGTTTATTAACAACTATTCCTACAATGAATTCTTAAATACAATCTACTCTATTGTCAATTTCTTCAAGCAAAAATTGCGAATTGTagcaatttcaaattaaatatttcaaataaaaaaatatttaaaaacagcaaaactcaggctaaagtttttttacatttaaaaatcgaCTTGTAATCTTAGCTTTTAGAAGCATTAAAAagctgaaataaaatctataatGAAAGcaaagaaaatttcctaaatgaCAAActgttgttctagaaaaaaaaaatagtctgaTAATATACACCTAAAAGAAGGGACTCTTTCCCGAGATATTGCGAGGCGAATCGCTTGCTCTCTCTCCGATCGCCGGCATTGATTCTAACTACagataaaaagaaaaaaggaTGAGAAAAGGTCTATGCGGAAGGAGAGCACatcgagctcagtatcccctcacaaagactggtagcaagtgtgaaaaaagcaatgaaaaatgtaaagaaagacaagtagaaaaattaaaagataacttgtcaatagagttatctacgtgcgcatgtattgcgtgtacgtacacgaaaaaagtgaggttataatttgtacccgccagcaaaaacaaatggtaagctagtgtgcgtgagatcgggcttagatagctctatgcggatggatcgatgatcccATCACAAGGACATAAAAGAGGCAGAAAGGTAGACAGAGTGAAAAAGAACAGAAAAACAGGACGTAGAAACAGTCAATGTGGATGGAGAGCAAAGTGGACTCTCCCCTCACAAAGACATCAATATAGACATTTATTCGATACTTTAGTCATTTATAATGTTATATTGGCGTGGATTGTCTTAAATGGAATGTGTGTAT harbors:
- the LOC120416685 gene encoding apyrase-like, translating into MGAFWRNNFGSILLLMAVVVVGVLAVNNMPKRRCELEHLFPLTLVHLNDFHARFEETNLKSNNCTVSERSAGSCIAGIARVYTVIRDLLHKYKHKNAIYLNAGDNFQGTLWYNLLRWEVTAEFIKKLRPAAMTLGNHEFDHTPAGLAPYLASLDRARIPMVVANLELNGEPALLNSQIRRSVVLEVDRRRVGIIGVLYDKTHTIAQTGKVTFSDAVEAVRNEAARLRQRGIKRIIVLSHCGLDDDKRIAAEAGDNIDLIVGAHSHSFLYSNDTGAPYDAKTDAIVGEYPVVVQSNNTGKKIPIVQAMAFGKYVGRITVYFDERGNLKYWEGYPVYVNGSIVPDAQIVQDMQPWRQKLWALGSTVVGETRVRLNRDTCRSLECSLGIVVADAFSDSWTNATFKPLAIIQAGNFRNPIPVGSITNGQIIEAAPFGSTADMVKISGKDIWSMAEHSFTWDIEGRTNCLQVSGLRIRIDTTKPFYSRVVSIDVRDYSNPSQEVYSPLNPSADYYAVVPSYLADGKDGFVWMKNATRRWSGPLDSDSFTNYVAKVKVIDNLQTGRVQVCGVNWDCVNNVALPLNDDGTPKKA
- the LOC120416699 gene encoding uncharacterized protein LOC120416699 produces the protein MFRHFLAGFLLALSSPPSQATIGIAIREVHFENNADYAKVFITLRNGTGGSSRSSTVVDIDALIYQNISSGLQLRMDLAAREAGSDHQYLTLLESTVDVCARDSSDDLLVSMMMDGMNQYRNLTIECPFETGNYAVRNFHIDTNNTLIRLAPPGEYRVGIDVKHQAENRSVLVPVFGIEFYANIFVVDH
- the LOC120416676 gene encoding uncharacterized protein LOC120416676, which codes for MWNAFGLAALVLLAQIELNFSRIALETSTVDFGGSTSEDYEKDYGCKISMNKDLNLKQPLFLVPGTKQFITPITNTTDLLFHQGEQLELFCTRGFGHTGDKSIVTTCDDGNEFVHNGKIYNISQLVCKAPVYHVASRTEEKCFNNARLVKVGFELDDRFLKLYEVCFDEETLGTHYVKHALYPWNVKHQSSKRPSFIQGDYFPDLKMSKLYSYDSQRDALARILGSPEHADTFLNKKKDIFLARGHLAARADFVYGSHQRATFWFLNVAPQWQKFNSFNWQRVETGVKDLIAQRGLEVTVYTGTYGILELPDANGDMQQIFLDFDPNNGGRVPVPRVFYKILHDEWHDAGIALIGVNNPHAMPEQIQQDYVFCEDVSDQIKWLKWKPENILGGYSYACDVNEFNAVTKHLPLGKVEKLLV